The region CCAGGTGTGAGAAAATTCTTAGACTCATTGAGGAGCATTAGATGTCAGTAcagtttttgtttcattttataaaataaatgttaatatttgAAGATTCGGACCGTAAACTTGCTGTAAAATATGGTAACTTCCGTTAAATAGTCTCATAAGAGTAGTGTCACTTGATTTTACTCCAGGATGAAGATATGCTCAGCACAAAAACACTGCGGGCAGCTGTCGCACCCTGGATTTTCCCTGATTGTTCAGTCACATTTACCAGAATCCCACTAAAAGTACGAACTTGAAACATAAAAGCAAAAGCACCACGAGGACAAGAATGTTCTCTGGAGAGGTCATCAGAAAGAGTCATTATCTGACATTTCTTCCACATTCAGGCCTGAGAAACTGGAATATCTTGCTCCTTCTGACCCTGAGCCCACCTCCCTCAGCACTCCCTTTCCACTCTTTCTTGACCTGTGTGAACCAACACACTCTGCTTTGTCACTGAACAGTTCACTGATGCTTGACCTGCCGGACAGCAAACCACGAGATCCGCTGCTCCTGTTAGAACTTCCGTCACTCTTGGAATGGTTTGACTGGGACTTTTTGGCAAAGTAAACCTTATCTAAGGATTTCTGGCGACAGGAGCTGTGTTCCGAAGAGGACTCCAATGGCGTTACTGGCTTTGAGTACGTAACTGGTTCCTGATCTTCACTGTGAGCAGGGTCTGCTGTGGGTCTGAAGTCCGGACTGAAGCTTGGTGGCCTGGATTCCCTGACAGAGGGCGGCGATTGGGGAGCAACGGCACCAGCTGGAAGGATGCTGGATTTCTGCAGAAAACAATAATTACCAAGACAGAACATGAACAGACTAGTCACAACACTACTatcaaaacacatttaagaTATTCAAGATATACAGTACATCTCCCACTATAAAGTCAGCCATTTAGAATAAATACTGGCCCATTTCCAAACCACTAGAAACAGAGAACAGATCTCCCTCCCACCCACAAATATCAAAACTAAACACTTTAATGCCATCTGCTGTCACAATAGTCAGCATCTTTTGGACTGTGACATCACCCAACCTGTTATGCAGTAGCTAACGTTGCATTAGtaattttttatatatttaatatcCTGGATAAACAGGAGTTGGCTAATGTTACTATTGGCATTTATTTTCCCTCATGTTATAGTAGTCGGGTGAAATTTTTGCCCTCAACATACACTCAATTTTGGTTCAAAGGGGGCCAATTTCTTGTGGCTGTGCTTTAGCTTAGCACTGGCTTGGGTTCCCTCACCAAAGCTGTAGCATCACTCATGATCCCGGTCTGATGATCCCCTCCTATCAGTGATGGTGCAACTCCGACCGGTGGTTCCATTGTAGAGGAGAACTGAGGTCTTCCAAGAGGTTGGAAATCTGACCCATCAATTCCAGCCACTGAGGCTAACTGACCAAGGCTAGAAAATTAGCAATAAAATCCATCAACACAAGAGTTTAGGTATTCAGATTTCAAATCAAGCAACAAATATAAATCTAGAATCTTAGGATTTGAAAAGAAATGCTGTAAACTGAGAATGTTCAAAAATGGAAGCGTTaatagtttgttttgttttttaaatcagcaAATGAACATAAGAGAAAACTAAATGTGCCCTAAAACTGCCCTTTGCTACAGccaaatatttcacatttgactCATCACTGCTGAGGACCTGCTGCCATTTTCCTCCACAGAAGTCGAGTCGTAGTTGACTTTGTTTTCATGTCGGAGGTACGGCTGCGACCCTTCCTTGCAGACCAGACCTCTCTGGACAGTAGACGGGTGTACCTGGGTCCCACTGGTTTCTGCCACTTCTGAGCTGATGGCACTGCTGGTCATCTTCCCATTGTACAGGGAAAAatcttgatgtgtttttcatcTGCTGCACTAGGTTTTCGAGGTTTCTACGATCCCCAGcgttgcttttttctttctactCTTTCAAAAGAGCGTGAACATCTTGAAACACCAGCCTGCTTTGGGAGGCCTTGCTAATGTAGTATAACAACCTTGTGTCTTGTTGCTGCACTCAGCCTTGCAAATGTGTTTaagctgtgacatcacagcacaGTACTGTAAATAGGGGTTACAGAAACCGTTGGACAGTTGACCACGGAAGCCATGTGATGCTTAGCAAAAAGGAAGGGACCACacattgtattttcttttttatcctgGATTAACAGTCTTTCACCAAGTAAAGGGCTGGTAATGGTAAACACATTCAGACGAAAGAGAAAGTTGACAAAGGCAACACTCACCCAGCATCTCTGAGTAGGTCCAGAAAAGCGTGGAACTTTCTGAATGACTTCTCGATGCTCTCGAGAACTGCCTCATCGTCGAGGGCACTGACTGCAGGGGGGCCAGAGGCTGCAAGAGCTTTAGACAGGGAGAAGTTGGCATTCCGAAGTCGAGCGTTTTCTAATTCATACTGAGGGGAAACAGGGATAAAGAACAAGCATCAATTGTTAATGTATCAAAAACATCATCTATTTATATGAAAAGTGTGTTTGCTTTTAACTATCtgcaggcaaaaaaaagaaatgtcctAGTTTAATATGACCATGGAAATATTTCATTATTGATTAAAAACTGCCCAAATAAGGAGGATGTGGTAATTGATAAACCACCGGATGAACTAACACAACAGCCACATAAACCCCATTGGACAGCTTGTCCAGGTACATAGGCAGGAAGACATTTTGAGACGACAGCTCACCTCAGTCAGTCTCGACTCAGCTGTGAGCCTGGCTGTCCGCTCCTCTGCCAGCATCAGACGGCACTCCTTTAGCTCCATCTACAgggcattcacacacaaacaacacctGCGTGAGTCTGAATGCTGCACAGGTCCAAATattgcttttcttcttcataAGAGTCACTCAGGATTACAGAAAGCCTGGCATGACTAACCTGCAGTTTCCCAGTGTACACTTTGTCCTGCAGACACAATGATCTCTGCTTCATTCCGACcacttcttcatcttcctggcCGTCTGAATCAGACTCCACAGTAACCTTTACAGAAGAGGCACCCTAACGACGGGATAACGCCCACTCTGACAGGGTTCTGAACCAGTTTTATGCAAAATCTTGGGCATAGTATTGGGGTTATTTATAAGCCACAGTGCGGTGACAATTACGCCGATTAGAAACTGACCTGCAAATTTGGATTCCTCACGCTGGCACCAGGAGACATCCCCCTGGAAGAAATACAtcaaataaaccttttctccatcAAATTGAAGATAAACATACTTCAATCTTTTAGTTCTTATTCAACACTGTTTGCAAAACCCTCCATCATGCTGTCCTCTCACTGTTGGTAACCAAAGAATGTGCTGTTCTATATGACCAAAGGAAGATAATATGGCTTAATAAACTCATTACTAAGTTGTTCAAGACAATGTACTCACCTCTCGCGACCGGCACGTGCAGCCGCACGCCAGGGCACATGACAAGCTCTGGAATGGGACCTTTGAGCGTGGGGAACGCCTGGTCTTGAACCTCTGGGAGAAGATCTTTTATGACAAGCTTCAGCTAAGGGTTCAAATATCACAAATTAAagataaatgatttttttataaCATTTTTTAGAACATTTTCCCTGAGAAATGCATGTCTATGCTTCAGTTGTCATTTTAAGAAACCAAAAAAGGTACACGTACACATCCTTGTTGTTGCTTTTACTTTGGCTGTTCTGCGTACAGCTCGCAGCTTTGGGCCAGGGGCTCTTTTTGGCTCTGCAGGCTGAATCCAACAATACTGCAGGGCACATGTGACACATATATGCCTCATTCAATAAAATACTCAGGCATTTTTCTGAAGGATGAAGGGCATGAAAGATggtcttttctccctctcaccTCTGACGGCTGTTTGTCAGCATTAATCAGCACTTTCTCTATTACAGTTTTAATAAGGTCCCGGTCTGTAAATGACACAAAAATATTTGGATTATTTCTATTTAAGATTATATGGAAATCCTATAAATTTCTagaataataatgatataaaTGGACTTATTTCGATTATGTAAAAATAGCTGAATAAACAACACAACGCTTGTTACCAGGGGATGTGGTGAATATCCACCTCTGCCGCAAAAATTCAGCTGGAGAATGAgatttaaaaagtgttttttttttacctattAATGCGTTATTACGAATGTCCAGCACATGAAGAGTGGAATTAGTTTTCAAAGCCTCCAGCAGCCGTTGAGCCCCCTCATTGGACAACCCACACTTCTGCAGGTCCACAGCTGTTCAATAAGTCATAAAAACAGATGTTGGGACAACAAAAAGAACAGTGCATGGAAACATACAGACTGTCTTTCATGGCAAGTCTCTCAAAAGCTGATATCTACTAACCTTTAACCCAGAGGTCCTCCTGCAATTCATGcgcaagagcagcagcacctcggTCTCCGATCAGAAGGTTGCAGTTGAGGGTGATGCGGCGTAGACCTCCCATACCTTTAAACTGTGGCCGACGATACCTCAGCGACTCAGCCCATGCTGTTCCATGCCTCTGCATTCCCTGATACTGAGCAAAAGTCATTTAATTCATTATCATGTACATTAAACTTTAGGCAG is a window of Takifugu flavidus isolate HTHZ2018 chromosome 5, ASM371156v2, whole genome shotgun sequence DNA encoding:
- the cep78 gene encoding centrosomal protein of 78 kDa isoform X2 → MMVQDYAQIQQRAAHHFLAHYENACAKQDSIPLSAIKMHLDKEMLDFNGDRVTLQDWPPLLSSICINKHLHHIAISSTYHPYLGSGDTDRRYYKPNVKKIKSAIRSKEMTFKLCKALRECLTISPKLKTLHLNGLPLRERDLIALSKGLAKSVSLENLSLANCPISDEGLEVICQSVKYSTSIRTLDFTGCNVTWRGAEHMANIVKYQGMQRHGTAWAESLRYRRPQFKGMGGLRRITLNCNLLIGDRGAAALAHELQEDLWVKAVDLQKCGLSNEGAQRLLEALKTNSTLHVLDIRNNALIDRDLIKTVIEKVLINADKQPSEYCWIQPAEPKRAPGPKLRAVRRTAKVKATTRMSEACHKRSSPRGSRPGVPHAQRSHSRACHVPWRAAARAGRERGMSPGASVRNPNLQVTVESDSDGQEDEEVVGMKQRSLCLQDKVYTGKLQMELKECRLMLAEERTARLTAESRLTEYELENARLRNANFSLSKALAASGPPAVSALDDEAVLESIEKSFRKFHAFLDLLRDAGLGQLASVAGIDGSDFQPLGRPQFSSTMEPPVGVAPSLIGGDHQTGIMSDATALKSSILPAGAVAPQSPPSVRESRPPSFSPDFRPTADPAHSEDQEPVTYSKPVTPLESSSEHSSCRQKSLDKVYFAKKSQSNHSKSDGSSNRSSGSRGLLSGRSSISELFSDKAECVGSHRSRKSGKGVLREVGSGSEGARYSSFSGLNVEEMSDNDSF
- the cep78 gene encoding centrosomal protein of 78 kDa isoform X1 → MMVQDYAQIQQRAAHHFLAHYENACAKQDSIPLSAIKMHLDKEMLDFNGDRVTLQDWPPLLSSICINKHLHHIAISSTYHPYLGSGDTDRRYYKPNVKKIKSAIRSKEMTFKLCKALRECLTISPKLKTLHLNGLPLRERDLIALSKGLAKSVSLENLSLANCPISDEGLEVICQSVKYSTSIRTLDFTGCNVTWRGAEHMANIVKYQGMQRHGTAWAESLRYRRPQFKGMGGLRRITLNCNLLIGDRGAAALAHELQEDLWVKAVDLQKCGLSNEGAQRLLEALKTNSTLHVLDIRNNALIDRDLIKTVIEKVLINADKQPSEYCWIQPAEPKRAPGPKLRAVRRTAKVKATTRMSEACHKRSSPRGSRPGVPHAQRSHSRACHVPWRAAARAGRERGMSPGASVRNPNLQGASSVKVTVESDSDGQEDEEVVGMKQRSLCLQDKVYTGKLQMELKECRLMLAEERTARLTAESRLTEYELENARLRNANFSLSKALAASGPPAVSALDDEAVLESIEKSFRKFHAFLDLLRDAGLGQLASVAGIDGSDFQPLGRPQFSSTMEPPVGVAPSLIGGDHQTGIMSDATALKSSILPAGAVAPQSPPSVRESRPPSFSPDFRPTADPAHSEDQEPVTYSKPVTPLESSSEHSSCRQKSLDKVYFAKKSQSNHSKSDGSSNRSSGSRGLLSGRSSISELFSDKAECVGSHRSRKSGKGVLREVGSGSEGARYSSFSGLNVEEMSDNDSF
- the cep78 gene encoding centrosomal protein of 78 kDa isoform X3, producing MSKTNLRYSKAFVISTPSYRRYYKPNVKKIKSAIRSKEMTFKLCKALRECLTISPKLKTLHLNGLPLRERDLIALSKGLAKSVSLENLSLANCPISDEGLEVICQSVKYSTSIRTLDFTGCNVTWRGAEHMANIVKYQGMQRHGTAWAESLRYRRPQFKGMGGLRRITLNCNLLIGDRGAAALAHELQEDLWVKAVDLQKCGLSNEGAQRLLEALKTNSTLHVLDIRNNALIDRDLIKTVIEKVLINADKQPSEYCWIQPAEPKRAPGPKLRAVRRTAKVKATTRMSEACHKRSSPRGSRPGVPHAQRSHSRACHVPWRAAARAGRERGMSPGASVRNPNLQGASSVKVTVESDSDGQEDEEVVGMKQRSLCLQDKVYTGKLQMELKECRLMLAEERTARLTAESRLTEYELENARLRNANFSLSKALAASGPPAVSALDDEAVLESIEKSFRKFHAFLDLLRDAGLGQLASVAGIDGSDFQPLGRPQFSSTMEPPVGVAPSLIGGDHQTGIMSDATALKSSILPAGAVAPQSPPSVRESRPPSFSPDFRPTADPAHSEDQEPVTYSKPVTPLESSSEHSSCRQKSLDKVYFAKKSQSNHSKSDGSSNRSSGSRGLLSGRSSISELFSDKAECVGSHRSRKSGKGVLREVGSGSEGARYSSFSGLNVEEMSDNDSF